In a single window of the Arachis hypogaea cultivar Tifrunner chromosome 6, arahy.Tifrunner.gnm2.J5K5, whole genome shotgun sequence genome:
- the LOC112695879 gene encoding negative regulator of systemic acquired resistance SNI1, translating into MSCFLAPVSSFLNLATQIKDLDISRKKADLEGHTTRADGLRKPLMDIILDQLAYNIDTIPLFLKTFSEPKWKLEIVVHYL; encoded by the exons ATGTCATGTTTTCTTGCCCCAGTATCTTCTTTTCTCAATTTGGCTACGCAG ATTAAGGACCTTGATATATCAAGGAAGAAAGCAGATCTTGAGGGCCACACAACAAGAGCAGATGGTCTGAG AAAACCTTTGATGGACATAATTTTAGATCAACTAGCTTACAACATAGATACCATCCCCCTATTTCTTAAG ACCTTCAGTGAACCAAAATGGAAACTGGAAATAGTTGTGCATTACCTGTGA